A region from the Candidatus Electrothrix scaldis genome encodes:
- the rpoZ gene encoding DNA-directed RNA polymerase subunit omega, giving the protein MARITVEDCLAQVGDDNRFALVHLAVERIRQHRKGEPFLVAGKNKEVVMTLREIASGDVTFENIKELPAQRRAQEAEERGGKAEKKVEAEQE; this is encoded by the coding sequence ATGGCTCGTATTACCGTTGAAGACTGCCTTGCCCAGGTTGGCGATGATAACCGCTTTGCCTTAGTACATCTTGCTGTTGAGCGGATTCGCCAGCATCGTAAAGGAGAGCCTTTTCTTGTTGCAGGTAAAAACAAAGAAGTGGTTATGACCCTGCGTGAGATTGCCAGCGGCGATGTAACATTTGAGAATATCAAGGAGCTTCCAGCCCAGCGCCGTGCCCAAGAGGCAGAGGAGCGGGGTGGAAAGGCCGAAAAAAAAGTTGAAGCCGAGCAGGAATAA
- the dnaJ gene encoding molecular chaperone DnaJ, with amino-acid sequence MSRDYYEILNVSRDADGEVIKKAYRKLAMKYHPDRNPDDREAEDRFKEAAEAYEVLSDAQKRQVYDTYGHDGLKNTGYSGPGNASDIFSHLNDIFGDLGGMFGFGGRGRQRDPNGPVPGNDLRYDLEIGFMDAVHGIEKEVEITKPETCWTCEGSGARPGHQPQTCPTCQGRGQVIRSQGFFQVSSTCPQCRGAGQIVVEPCADCNGEGLVNKKKKVMLKIPAGVDTGARMRLSGEGEGGRRGGQAGDLYVIIHVQEHEYFLRDDRTIYLRYPVSMVKAALGCEVDVPTVNGTAKLKIKAGTQSGERLTLRGEGVVGLRGGRAGDMIVEVQVQTPTDLSKKQKELLREFDEHCDQEEEGFFSRMLHGHFKGKEKDKA; translated from the coding sequence ATGAGTAGAGATTATTATGAAATCCTGAATGTCTCTCGGGATGCTGACGGGGAAGTCATAAAAAAAGCCTATCGTAAGCTTGCTATGAAATATCATCCGGATCGCAACCCGGATGATAGAGAGGCAGAAGACCGTTTTAAAGAGGCTGCTGAAGCCTATGAAGTGCTCAGTGATGCCCAGAAACGGCAGGTTTACGACACCTACGGTCATGATGGTCTGAAAAATACCGGCTATTCCGGGCCGGGTAATGCCAGTGATATCTTTTCACACCTTAATGATATCTTCGGCGATCTTGGTGGCATGTTCGGGTTCGGCGGTCGGGGACGGCAGCGGGATCCCAATGGGCCTGTTCCAGGCAATGATCTTCGCTATGACCTGGAAATCGGCTTCATGGATGCTGTCCACGGAATAGAGAAAGAGGTCGAAATCACCAAGCCGGAGACCTGCTGGACCTGTGAGGGATCTGGGGCGCGGCCTGGGCATCAGCCCCAGACCTGTCCAACCTGCCAGGGCCGGGGCCAAGTGATTCGTTCCCAGGGTTTTTTTCAGGTGAGCAGCACCTGCCCGCAATGTCGGGGGGCTGGTCAGATCGTGGTGGAGCCCTGTGCTGATTGCAATGGCGAAGGGTTGGTCAATAAGAAGAAAAAGGTTATGCTCAAGATTCCGGCCGGTGTTGATACCGGGGCCAGGATGCGTTTGAGTGGAGAGGGAGAAGGTGGTCGCCGAGGCGGTCAGGCTGGAGACCTCTATGTTATCATCCACGTGCAGGAGCATGAGTATTTTCTTCGCGATGATCGGACAATCTATCTTCGCTATCCTGTTTCTATGGTCAAGGCAGCCTTGGGCTGTGAGGTGGATGTGCCTACGGTCAATGGGACGGCCAAGCTGAAGATTAAGGCCGGGACCCAGTCCGGTGAGCGCCTTACGCTTCGCGGTGAGGGCGTTGTCGGGCTGCGCGGTGGACGAGCCGGTGATATGATCGTTGAGGTACAGGTTCAAACACCGACGGATTTGAGCAAAAAACAGAAGGAATTACTCCGAGAATTTGACGAGCACTGCGATCAGGAGGAAGAGGGCTTTTTCTCCAGAATGCTGCACGGACATTTTAAAGGTAAGGAAAAGGATAAGGCCTGA
- the moaC gene encoding cyclic pyranopterin monophosphate synthase MoaC, with translation MSQTLTHFDDAGNARMVNVGSKEETERIAVAEGRISMTPTAYAMVRAGTMKKGDVIGVARIAGIMAAKKVDSLIPLCHPLAITRADIAFSFDDEENAVGIEATVGIVGRTGVEMEALTAVSVAALTIYDMCKAVDKAMGISDIRLKKKSGGKSGDYSRQGQ, from the coding sequence GTGTCACAGACTTTGACTCATTTTGATGATGCCGGGAATGCCCGCATGGTGAACGTTGGCTCCAAGGAGGAGACAGAACGAATCGCAGTGGCAGAGGGGCGTATTTCCATGACTCCTACAGCCTATGCAATGGTTCGGGCTGGCACGATGAAAAAGGGTGATGTCATCGGTGTGGCGAGAATAGCCGGTATAATGGCGGCCAAAAAGGTCGATAGCCTGATCCCCCTTTGTCATCCCTTGGCCATTACCAGGGCGGATATAGCTTTTTCCTTTGATGATGAGGAGAATGCAGTCGGGATTGAGGCGACGGTCGGCATTGTTGGAAGAACGGGCGTGGAAATGGAAGCATTAACGGCTGTTTCTGTCGCGGCTCTGACGATCTATGATATGTGTAAGGCTGTAGATAAAGCCATGGGAATTTCTGATATTCGTCTGAAGAAAAAAAGCGGCGGCAAAAGCGGTGACTATAGCCGACAGGGGCAGTAA
- the dksA gene encoding RNA polymerase-binding protein DksA: protein MEKKQLQQFREQLKEMKGEIITDVEQTLTDMTSHNGNIPDPNDRATIESDREFELRLRSRERKLLDKIEMAIGRIDNGTYGICAECEEPIGIKRLQARPVATYCIDCKLDQERREKNLGK from the coding sequence ATGGAAAAAAAACAACTGCAGCAATTCAGAGAGCAACTTAAGGAAATGAAGGGAGAGATTATCACCGATGTTGAACAGACTCTCACTGACATGACCAGTCATAACGGCAATATCCCTGATCCAAATGATCGTGCGACCATTGAGTCGGATCGGGAATTTGAATTGCGCCTGCGGAGCAGGGAACGAAAATTACTTGATAAGATAGAAATGGCTATTGGCAGGATAGACAACGGGACCTACGGTATCTGCGCTGAGTGTGAGGAGCCCATTGGTATTAAACGTCTGCAGGCTCGGCCAGTTGCAACATACTGTATTGACTGCAAGCTTGATCAGGAACGTCGGGAAAAAAATTTGGGGAAATAA
- the galT gene encoding galactose-1-phosphate uridylyltransferase produces MPELRKDPILGRWIIIARERSKRPTDFAVDTPVTTGGFCPLCPENEKTTPSEVLVYGRDAQRPSNTSGWKLRVVPNKYPALVIEGELDKQGEGLYDRMNGIGAHEVVIESPNHADQFAFLPHEQMMLTFRAFQERIRDLSHDERFVYVMVFKNNGRAAGASLEHSHSQLVALPVMPRMLAAELEGSKSYYAYKDRCVFCDIIRQEIQQDVRLVCENERFVTLAPFAPRTPFEMWILPKNHSSSYVSQDEASLADLARIFSETLRRLDACIPGIPYNFVLHTQPLQSGPLEHYHWHFEIVPKLTNIAGFEWGTGFYINPMPPEDACRYLRQVEL; encoded by the coding sequence ATGCCTGAATTACGTAAAGATCCTATTCTCGGACGCTGGATAATTATTGCCAGGGAACGCAGTAAACGGCCAACAGATTTTGCTGTTGATACGCCAGTAACTACTGGCGGCTTTTGTCCTCTTTGTCCTGAGAATGAAAAAACCACCCCCAGTGAGGTGTTGGTCTATGGACGAGATGCACAGCGCCCATCCAATACCTCGGGTTGGAAACTTCGGGTTGTACCGAATAAGTACCCTGCCTTGGTGATTGAGGGGGAGCTTGATAAGCAGGGGGAAGGTTTATATGATCGTATGAACGGTATTGGTGCGCATGAGGTTGTTATTGAAAGCCCCAATCATGCCGATCAGTTCGCCTTTCTTCCCCATGAGCAGATGATGCTCACTTTCAGGGCCTTTCAGGAGCGTATCCGCGACCTGTCGCATGATGAGCGTTTTGTTTATGTAATGGTGTTTAAGAACAACGGCAGAGCTGCCGGAGCCTCTCTTGAACATAGCCATTCTCAACTGGTCGCTCTACCCGTCATGCCGCGTATGTTGGCTGCCGAGCTTGAGGGCAGCAAATCCTATTATGCGTATAAGGATCGTTGCGTTTTCTGTGATATTATTCGCCAAGAGATTCAGCAGGATGTTCGGCTGGTTTGTGAGAACGAGCGCTTTGTGACCTTAGCTCCTTTTGCCCCTCGGACACCGTTTGAGATGTGGATCTTGCCAAAGAATCACAGCTCTTCCTATGTGAGCCAGGATGAGGCCTCATTAGCGGATTTGGCCCGCATTTTTTCTGAGACACTCAGAAGGTTGGATGCTTGTATTCCAGGGATTCCCTATAATTTTGTCCTCCATACCCAGCCTCTGCAATCAGGTCCACTTGAACACTATCATTGGCATTTTGAGATTGTTCCCAAATTGACCAATATTGCCGGATTTGAATGGGGAACGGGTTTTTATATCAACCCGATGCCTCCTGAGGATGCGTGTCGGTATTTACGTCAGGTCGAACTATAG
- a CDS encoding response regulator: MEKKKVLLVDDEESILLLYSEEIEEEGFAVEVAHNGDQALERFKASQPDLVILDINMPGMNGIEVLRQMKAIDADLPIILSSAYPEYKEDFGAWASDEYIVKSANTDELKAAVHKYLD, translated from the coding sequence GTGGAGAAAAAAAAAGTACTGCTTGTTGATGACGAGGAAAGTATTCTTTTACTGTACAGCGAAGAAATAGAAGAAGAAGGCTTTGCTGTTGAAGTTGCTCATAACGGTGATCAGGCCTTGGAGCGCTTTAAGGCATCGCAGCCTGATTTGGTGATCCTTGACATCAATATGCCGGGGATGAACGGTATTGAGGTGCTTCGCCAGATGAAGGCTATCGACGCTGATTTGCCGATTATTTTGAGCTCCGCATATCCTGAATATAAGGAGGATTTTGGGGCTTGGGCCTCAGATGAATACATTGTCAAATCTGCTAACACCGATGAGCTGAAAGCCGCTGTACATAAGTATCTCGATTAA
- a CDS encoding GTP cyclohydrolase, FolE2/MptA family, with the protein MKDIQNLQDDRRINIRKVGVKTIPYPITVLDRQKKLQHTVATVDMYVNLPHQFKGTHMSRFVEILNRFHGKFDLQKFHLILQEMKEQLNAEAAHLEVRFPYFLDCTAEGGTGMERYECRMHGSLQECDDLVMELNVPITLPESRGRWGYAQVSVRFNEFIWLEDLISKVQQAIKVGSGQAASVESLCGQLGDTLTATSEISWFRVEVENLATGCSTFATVESA; encoded by the coding sequence ATGAAAGATATTCAGAATCTCCAAGATGATCGCCGAATTAATATTCGTAAGGTCGGTGTAAAAACAATTCCCTACCCCATAACTGTCCTGGACCGGCAAAAGAAGCTGCAACATACAGTAGCAACGGTGGATATGTATGTGAATCTGCCCCATCAGTTTAAGGGTACGCACATGAGCCGTTTTGTTGAGATTTTGAATAGGTTCCACGGGAAATTTGATTTGCAAAAATTTCATCTGATTCTTCAGGAGATGAAAGAGCAGCTTAATGCCGAGGCAGCCCACCTCGAAGTCCGATTTCCCTATTTTCTTGATTGCACGGCTGAAGGTGGCACAGGTATGGAACGTTATGAGTGTCGGATGCATGGATCCCTTCAGGAATGTGATGATCTGGTTATGGAGCTAAACGTCCCGATCACTCTGCCAGAGTCTCGTGGACGCTGGGGCTATGCTCAAGTTTCTGTTCGCTTTAATGAGTTTATCTGGCTGGAAGATTTAATCAGTAAGGTGCAGCAGGCTATTAAAGTAGGATCAGGGCAGGCGGCCTCTGTTGAGTCCTTGTGCGGTCAGCTCGGTGATACGCTTACAGCGACTTCAGAAATCAGTTGGTTTCGCGTTGAAGTGGAAAATTTAGCCACAGGTTGCTCTACCTTTGCCACAGTTGAATCGGCCTAA
- a CDS encoding NAD(P)-binding protein, which translates to MISRRDFLRISGMASAAALMNWQFPGFVKRAQANEAGYDAIIIGAGLGGLSCAALMARYGMRPLVIDKRNVPGGYATSFHRGDDGEFTCEVSLHGLTGNPLGLALLADLFGSSAENIKEAVLAPHAYSWSSLYSDGFSLDIPQPEAGSTPAEILGSLGGMLVSMFPDEAEGIAGYMQCWGRLLEDIAKFYGPGGGLPKDISEFPEMYHTWASMLWKKKKEKTKTLTDLFKEYKIKNPQLQAILGQSWPYYGLPPSEMPAWLCLMYTGFYHVYGNYYIKGSSQTLSNALAQSIMLPRGTYDDGTPYSGGALLLNTEVTEILFDESLGRAVGVKTKQGKAFYANAVVSNSAVPQTMGLLPESAKKSPECSDYLDMVSSYKPSTSHVNVWLGLDLSEGDDGFLESYEKLGSNTLIYPGYKHDQAYTASMKCNPEKSGFAILAYDKVGTASPSGYASITLSMLSGYTPWEKFEAVYKNMHGGSETVTGNVTIDDYYAEKSRIAESLIALAEESVLPGLSGRIKMQEISSPLTNVRYTYNNCGAIYGYDQTEDNSGLTRLGNRTPVPGLYLAGAWSNPGGGFELVILSGKEAFKCIVEDWVSAA; encoded by the coding sequence ATGATTTCACGCAGAGATTTTTTACGAATTTCAGGGATGGCAAGCGCAGCGGCCCTTATGAACTGGCAATTTCCAGGCTTCGTCAAAAGAGCACAGGCAAACGAGGCTGGTTATGACGCTATTATTATTGGTGCCGGGCTGGGAGGATTGTCCTGCGCCGCATTGATGGCTCGTTATGGGATGAGGCCTCTTGTGATTGACAAGAGAAACGTGCCAGGAGGATATGCGACATCGTTTCATCGTGGAGATGATGGTGAATTTACCTGTGAGGTTTCGCTGCATGGTTTGACAGGTAATCCCTTGGGCTTGGCCTTATTGGCTGATCTGTTTGGGAGTTCAGCGGAAAATATAAAGGAAGCAGTGCTTGCTCCGCACGCATACAGTTGGAGTTCCCTGTATTCTGATGGTTTTTCTCTCGATATACCGCAGCCTGAAGCGGGGTCTACTCCTGCGGAAATCTTAGGCAGTCTTGGTGGAATGCTTGTTTCGATGTTTCCTGATGAGGCCGAGGGAATCGCAGGATATATGCAGTGTTGGGGGCGATTACTTGAAGATATAGCAAAGTTTTACGGTCCTGGTGGAGGCCTGCCGAAGGATATTTCTGAGTTTCCTGAAATGTATCATACTTGGGCAAGCATGCTGTGGAAGAAAAAGAAAGAAAAGACCAAAACATTGACGGACCTTTTTAAAGAGTACAAAATCAAAAATCCGCAGTTACAGGCTATTCTCGGTCAGTCTTGGCCTTATTATGGGCTTCCACCGTCAGAAATGCCAGCTTGGCTTTGCCTGATGTATACAGGATTCTACCATGTCTATGGTAATTATTATATCAAAGGATCATCTCAGACTTTAAGTAATGCTTTAGCGCAGTCAATTATGTTGCCACGCGGAACATATGATGACGGCACTCCATACTCTGGGGGGGCATTGCTGCTGAATACTGAAGTAACCGAGATTCTTTTTGATGAGAGCTTAGGAAGGGCAGTTGGCGTAAAAACAAAGCAGGGAAAGGCATTTTATGCTAACGCTGTGGTAAGTAATTCGGCTGTTCCTCAGACGATGGGGCTCCTTCCTGAATCGGCGAAGAAATCTCCCGAGTGTAGTGATTATCTAGATATGGTATCTTCGTATAAGCCGAGTACCAGTCATGTCAATGTTTGGCTGGGATTGGATTTGTCCGAAGGTGATGATGGCTTTCTTGAGAGCTATGAAAAGCTCGGATCAAATACTTTGATCTACCCAGGGTACAAGCACGATCAAGCATATACTGCATCGATGAAATGCAATCCTGAAAAATCGGGTTTTGCTATTTTGGCTTATGATAAAGTTGGTACAGCTTCACCGAGCGGCTATGCCTCAATTACTCTTTCTATGCTTTCTGGTTATACACCGTGGGAAAAATTTGAGGCCGTCTATAAAAATATGCATGGTGGCAGTGAAACCGTTACTGGAAATGTGACAATAGATGACTATTATGCAGAGAAGAGCCGTATCGCTGAGAGCTTGATCGCATTGGCCGAGGAATCAGTCTTACCTGGTCTTTCTGGCAGAATAAAAATGCAAGAGATATCTTCACCATTGACCAATGTCCGCTACACCTATAATAATTGTGGTGCCATATATGGGTATGATCAAACAGAGGACAATTCAGGTTTAACTCGGCTTGGTAATCGAACACCTGTGCCCGGGCTTTACCTCGCAGGCGCTTGGAGCAATCCTGGTGGTGGTTTTGAGCTGGTAATACTCTCTGGAAAAGAAGCGTTTAAATGTATAGTTGAAGATTGGGTGAGTGCCGCTTGA
- a CDS encoding flavodoxin family protein encodes MSVQKIVILDGTRSEDKGLDAILLLLLEVLYQNKNNTVNVEKFTLREIKMHHCIGCFNCWLKTPGKCIHRDAGIQILEAILHCDVIVLFTPVVFGGYSSELKKIIDRFLPLALPFFSKVNGETHHPPRYLKFPRIVGIGVHSSPAQKLSKCFKTLIGRNAVNFAQSPYSVDVLNSSSDSETLRSQLTDLLARREELPWSEELDTLAGNLIATTPHILTSAQRVLLITGSPKIKSPSTSKVLGESLLKKLQKHGCNTSSLTLTSKLLSETSRSVLCSAVDKAETLLISFPLYVDTLPFLVTKAFEIISQHRRTTKTARPQRLVVLVNNGYPEAHHNTVALEICRLFAQECGIRWSGGVALGAGEVLLSGKPITGFRGLKGLWRPPLYYLDQALNLIAAALADGYPVPVKAAQLIARKPIPLISINLWHWMYINVGKKIWENEAVKNGISKQAMFGMPYLKDK; translated from the coding sequence ATGTCAGTTCAAAAAATTGTTATTCTAGACGGAACTCGCTCCGAGGACAAAGGACTTGATGCGATTCTTCTCCTATTGCTTGAGGTACTGTACCAAAATAAAAACAACACCGTGAATGTGGAAAAATTCACCTTACGGGAGATAAAAATGCATCACTGCATCGGCTGCTTCAACTGCTGGCTCAAAACACCGGGAAAATGTATTCATAGAGATGCAGGTATTCAAATTCTTGAAGCAATTCTACACTGCGATGTAATTGTCTTGTTTACTCCTGTCGTGTTCGGGGGATACTCCTCGGAATTAAAAAAAATTATTGACCGTTTTTTACCTCTAGCACTTCCTTTCTTCAGTAAAGTCAATGGTGAAACACATCATCCTCCACGTTATTTAAAATTCCCTCGTATTGTCGGAATCGGAGTGCATTCTTCTCCTGCGCAGAAGTTGTCCAAGTGTTTTAAAACGCTTATCGGACGTAATGCTGTAAATTTCGCCCAGTCCCCTTACAGTGTTGATGTTCTTAATAGCTCAAGTGATTCTGAAACACTTCGATCTCAATTGACCGATCTTCTTGCAAGAAGAGAAGAGCTTCCTTGGTCCGAGGAGCTTGATACGTTGGCCGGAAACCTCATAGCCACCACGCCACATATATTGACCAGCGCTCAAAGGGTCCTGCTGATTACAGGAAGTCCCAAGATTAAAAGTCCATCTACATCAAAAGTCCTTGGTGAGTCTCTGCTCAAAAAACTGCAAAAACATGGATGCAACACCAGCTCGTTAACGCTTACTTCAAAATTATTAAGCGAAACATCCCGATCTGTTTTATGTTCAGCAGTGGATAAAGCGGAAACTCTACTTATTTCCTTTCCACTCTATGTTGACACCTTACCTTTTCTCGTAACAAAGGCTTTCGAAATAATATCTCAGCATAGGCGGACAACGAAAACAGCTCGCCCACAGAGACTCGTTGTTCTCGTTAATAACGGTTATCCAGAAGCACATCATAACACTGTTGCCTTAGAGATCTGTCGTCTTTTTGCTCAGGAATGCGGTATACGATGGAGCGGCGGGGTGGCTCTGGGAGCGGGAGAAGTCCTGCTCAGTGGCAAACCGATCACAGGTTTCAGGGGGCTGAAGGGCCTCTGGCGGCCCCCGCTTTATTATCTGGATCAAGCACTGAATTTAATTGCTGCAGCCTTGGCAGACGGTTATCCCGTGCCGGTAAAAGCGGCTCAACTTATAGCCCGAAAACCTATTCCGCTCATCTCAATCAACCTTTGGCATTGGATGTATATTAACGTAGGGAAAAAAATATGGGAAAATGAGGCCGTTAAAAACGGTATCAGTAAACAAGCGATGTTCGGCATGCCTTATCTGAAGGACAAGTAA